A single genomic interval of Verrucomicrobiota bacterium harbors:
- a CDS encoding ATP-binding protein, protein MRCLLDLPLRRKLLVLVMASSTLALLLAAGSFSVYEWFILRDTARRDVQTQAEILAANVSAAVEFGDADHARRILRVLQMRPQFDLACVFDENRRLLAGYTNEFNPEPVRWLNPIPQGVQSEAGHLVVFQPVMHDNHVAGTLYLRSEFSPIRARFGQYLGLAMLVLLACWWIAFGLAARLQRIVSQPILELARTARDVTERKDYSLRAVSQSHDEVGLLIEGFNEMLTQIQARDVALQKTQDDLERRVTERTSQLQDEIVQRRRIEAALADEKERLAVTLRSIGDAVVATDREGCIVLFNPVAEQLTGWGAAEAATRPLPEVLQLFHDKTRQPCENPVTRVLASGGPVEPSEGTLLVSRDGTQRLIASSSAPIRDRAGQIIGVVLVFRDVTEKERTTQELLKASKLESIGLLAGGIAHDFNNILTAILGNISLARLIAQPQDELAEALLHAEKAAARAGDLTRQLLTFSKGGSPMKQSASLAEIIKETTAFVLHGSNVGLQLELATDLWPASIDVGQISQVIHNLVLNGIQAMPKGGTLDVRAANVSIPEHHGTVLRPGRYISITIQDTGTGIAPEHCQRIFDPYFTTKKQGSGLGLATTYSIIRKHEGNITVQSELGRGTTFQIHLPASSTPTVAPAEPPPEPLAGQGRILIMDDEEPIRSLVIRMLQPLGYEVKAAADGAEALRIYEEARAAHQPISVVILDLTVPGGMGGLEALQRLRALDPHLKAIVSSGYSEDPVMAHHREHGFDAMVTKPYRLQEFTHTLQEVLKQVKV, encoded by the coding sequence ATGCGCTGCCTCCTTGATCTTCCGCTCCGTCGAAAATTGCTGGTGCTGGTAATGGCCAGCAGCACACTCGCCCTGCTGTTGGCGGCGGGCTCGTTCAGCGTCTATGAATGGTTCATTCTCCGCGACACCGCGCGGCGCGACGTGCAAACCCAGGCGGAAATCCTCGCTGCCAACGTCAGTGCCGCCGTCGAGTTTGGCGATGCGGACCACGCCCGCCGCATCCTGCGGGTACTGCAGATGCGCCCGCAGTTCGACCTTGCTTGTGTCTTTGATGAAAACCGGCGCTTGCTGGCCGGTTACACGAACGAATTCAATCCCGAGCCGGTCCGCTGGCTCAATCCGATTCCCCAAGGTGTTCAATCCGAGGCGGGGCATCTCGTGGTTTTTCAGCCGGTCATGCATGATAACCACGTTGCCGGCACGCTCTATCTGCGGTCGGAATTCAGCCCCATCCGGGCGCGTTTTGGGCAGTACCTGGGTTTGGCGATGCTGGTGCTGCTGGCCTGCTGGTGGATTGCCTTTGGGCTGGCCGCACGCCTCCAACGCATTGTCTCCCAGCCCATCCTTGAGCTGGCCCGGACTGCCCGTGACGTGACGGAGCGCAAGGACTACTCGTTACGGGCCGTCAGTCAGAGCCATGATGAAGTGGGGCTCCTCATTGAGGGGTTCAACGAGATGTTGACGCAAATTCAGGCCCGCGACGTTGCCCTGCAAAAGACGCAGGATGATCTTGAACGCCGGGTGACCGAGCGCACCAGCCAGCTTCAGGATGAAATTGTCCAGCGCCGCCGCATTGAAGCCGCGTTGGCCGATGAAAAGGAGCGCCTCGCGGTCACGCTCCGCTCCATTGGTGACGCCGTAGTGGCCACGGATCGCGAGGGTTGCATCGTGCTGTTCAATCCGGTGGCGGAACAACTCACCGGCTGGGGTGCGGCCGAAGCTGCGACCCGTCCCCTGCCGGAAGTGCTGCAACTATTTCATGATAAGACGCGGCAGCCTTGTGAGAACCCCGTGACCCGCGTGCTCGCCAGCGGCGGTCCGGTGGAACCCAGTGAAGGCACCCTGCTCGTCTCGCGCGACGGCACGCAGCGCCTCATTGCCAGCAGCAGCGCGCCGATCCGCGATCGTGCCGGCCAGATCATCGGCGTCGTGTTGGTATTCCGCGATGTCACTGAGAAGGAGCGCACGACGCAGGAACTGCTCAAGGCCAGCAAACTCGAATCCATCGGTCTGCTGGCGGGCGGCATCGCGCATGACTTCAACAATATTCTCACGGCCATTCTCGGCAATATTTCGCTCGCCCGGTTGATCGCGCAACCGCAGGACGAACTGGCTGAGGCCTTGCTCCACGCGGAGAAAGCCGCCGCCCGCGCCGGCGATCTCACCCGCCAACTCTTGACGTTCTCCAAGGGTGGTTCGCCGATGAAGCAGAGCGCCTCGCTGGCGGAGATCATCAAGGAAACCACCGCCTTTGTCCTGCACGGTTCCAACGTCGGGCTGCAACTTGAGTTGGCCACTGACTTGTGGCCGGCCAGCATTGACGTGGGCCAGATCAGTCAGGTCATCCACAATCTCGTGCTCAATGGCATCCAAGCCATGCCCAAGGGCGGCACGTTGGACGTGCGCGCGGCCAACGTTTCGATCCCGGAACATCACGGTACGGTGCTGCGTCCCGGCCGCTATATCTCGATCACCATCCAGGACACCGGCACCGGCATCGCGCCGGAGCACTGTCAGCGCATCTTCGACCCGTACTTCACCACGAAGAAACAAGGCAGCGGCCTCGGTTTGGCGACCACGTACTCCATCATCCGCAAACACGAAGGGAACATCACGGTGCAGTCGGAACTCGGGCGGGGCACCACCTTTCAGATTCATCTGCCGGCATCCAGTACGCCAACGGTCGCCCCAGCGGAGCCGCCCCCCGAGCCGTTGGCTGGGCAGGGCCGCATTCTGATCATGGATGACGAGGAGCCCATCCGCTCCTTGGTGATTCGGATGCTTCAACCGTTGGGCTACGAGGTCAAGGCGGCGGCGGACGGTGCTGAAGCCTTGCGTATTTACGAAGAGGCCCGCGCCGCCCACCAGCCGATTTCCGTCGTGATTCTTGATCTCACCGTTCCCGGTGGCATGGGTGGATTGGAGGCGTTGCAACGCCTCCGCGCCCTGGATCCCCACCTCAAAGCCATCGTCTCAAGCGGTTACTCAGAAGATCCCGTCATGGCCCACCATCGCGAGCACGGTTTTGATGCGATGGTTACCAAACCCTACCGGCTTCAAGAGTTCACGCACACCTTGCAGGAGGTGTTGAAGCAAGTGAAGGTTTGA
- a CDS encoding Gfo/Idh/MocA family oxidoreductase, translating to MKNSAGAIAAVSVLNGPSAFAANDKMVVGVMGLGGRGTFLAEKFAERPDVELAYLCDPDSRRLPRAKDTVTKAGKHTPKLVQDFRRILEDKSVDVVVNATPDHWHALGTILACQAGKHVYVEKPLSHNLWEGRQMVAAARKYQRVVQAGLQTRSTRYLQDAMAYIKTGQLGDVKLVKVYNMMNHPFVKAGPDQPVPEGFDYELWCGPAPKAPYNPSRRWLGYFDYSCGPIPGDLVHQVDAARCLMGDPPAPGSVNHTGGISVLKDGRDTPDTQIASFDYGSFTLITESSLWTPYIMKTPMDMRDKDVPPNWPFNSTRVELYGTKGFLYFGRHGDGWQAFDEKGKSVVSACGRQADREHVQNFLDCIRSNKLPNADVEQAHQSTLLCHLANTSWRLGNIRLEFDGASETFRNPAANRYLRRTYREPWAVPEKV from the coding sequence ATGAAAAATTCCGCCGGCGCCATCGCCGCCGTGTCCGTGCTCAACGGCCCGAGCGCCTTTGCGGCAAATGATAAAATGGTCGTGGGCGTGATGGGGCTGGGAGGGCGCGGCACGTTTCTGGCGGAGAAGTTTGCCGAGCGCCCGGACGTGGAACTCGCCTATCTCTGCGACCCGGATTCCCGCCGCCTGCCACGGGCCAAGGACACCGTAACCAAGGCCGGGAAGCACACGCCGAAACTGGTGCAGGATTTCCGGCGCATCCTGGAGGACAAGTCCGTGGACGTGGTGGTGAACGCCACGCCCGATCATTGGCACGCCTTGGGCACCATCCTTGCCTGCCAGGCCGGCAAGCATGTGTACGTGGAAAAACCGCTGTCGCATAACCTCTGGGAAGGGCGCCAGATGGTCGCGGCGGCGCGCAAGTATCAACGCGTGGTCCAAGCCGGGTTGCAGACCCGCAGCACGCGCTATCTGCAGGATGCCATGGCCTATATCAAGACCGGCCAACTCGGGGACGTAAAACTGGTGAAGGTCTATAACATGATGAACCACCCGTTTGTCAAAGCCGGGCCAGACCAGCCGGTGCCGGAAGGGTTCGATTATGAATTGTGGTGCGGTCCGGCCCCCAAAGCACCCTACAACCCCAGTCGCCGGTGGTTAGGGTATTTTGATTACAGTTGCGGCCCCATCCCCGGCGACCTGGTACACCAAGTGGATGCGGCGCGCTGCCTCATGGGCGATCCGCCCGCCCCCGGTAGCGTCAACCATACGGGCGGAATCAGTGTGCTGAAAGATGGCCGCGACACGCCGGATACCCAAATCGCCTCGTTCGACTATGGCTCCTTTACACTGATCACCGAGTCCTCCTTGTGGACGCCATATATCATGAAGACGCCCATGGACATGCGGGATAAAGATGTGCCACCGAACTGGCCGTTTAACAGCACGCGGGTGGAGCTTTATGGCACCAAGGGATTCCTGTACTTTGGCCGGCATGGCGATGGCTGGCAGGCGTTTGACGAAAAGGGCAAGTCCGTCGTATCTGCGTGCGGACGGCAGGCGGACCGGGAGCATGTGCAGAATTTCCTCGACTGCATCCGCTCCAACAAGCTGCCCAACGCCGATGTGGAACAGGCACACCAATCCACGCTGCTCTGTCACCTGGCCAATACCTCCTGGCGATTGGGCAACATCCGGCTGGAATTTGATGGCGCCTCGGAAACGTTCCGCAATCCCGCAGCCAACCGCTATCTGCGGCGCACCTATCGGGAACCATGGGCGGTGCCGGAAAAAGTTTGA